One stretch of Alcaligenes aquatilis DNA includes these proteins:
- a CDS encoding zinc-ribbon and DUF3426 domain-containing protein codes for MELKTRCPRCGTSFAASVETLQRRRGYIRCIQCAHIFDGFEEVIDDQAPEPSYRSPLVPVQTEPRLGPEPLASHRQEQVQTVDLQSPIPGPRFVEHSRHAPPRDEGTAHDSLQVRKFPDSILAQAPLTPAASSVNAAEPFVRLAEPSVESIEPSLRPSEPSVIRARSRAEPVTRGDQDAAFFVSAGTAAEPEGGHHIGQAPWSAAEPQFSVGDRASALRASFPSRQADGTHDDDGDHVQQGWVIDPNPALQRETRYEGEASFGQRVGSLIWTSLCVLGIVVFVLQLMYVYRVQIVSQIPMLRPVFERTCQTLSCKVPYERRLDQIRVQASALHKAPNQPGQSTLGFTLRNEFERPQEWPTLVLDLKDFSGALIARRNIAPDQYLAPERREPAFAARSEIMVRLPLNTGPLQVNGYQISPFFP; via the coding sequence ATGGAGCTAAAGACTCGCTGCCCCCGTTGCGGGACATCGTTTGCAGCCAGTGTAGAAACGCTGCAGCGCCGCCGAGGCTATATACGCTGTATTCAATGTGCGCATATCTTCGATGGCTTTGAAGAGGTCATTGATGATCAAGCTCCTGAGCCTTCTTATCGTTCCCCGCTTGTACCGGTTCAGACCGAGCCGCGTCTGGGGCCTGAACCATTGGCCTCACACCGGCAAGAGCAGGTGCAGACAGTGGACTTGCAAAGCCCTATTCCAGGGCCGCGTTTTGTAGAGCATTCTCGTCACGCACCACCGCGTGATGAAGGCACTGCGCACGACTCCTTGCAGGTACGCAAATTTCCCGACTCCATTCTGGCACAGGCGCCGCTTACGCCGGCAGCGTCTTCTGTTAATGCTGCGGAGCCTTTTGTGCGGCTGGCAGAACCGTCTGTTGAGTCTATAGAGCCCTCTTTGCGGCCGTCAGAACCTTCTGTCATCCGCGCCCGCTCTCGAGCCGAGCCTGTAACCAGGGGGGATCAAGACGCTGCTTTTTTTGTATCGGCCGGCACCGCCGCTGAACCAGAGGGTGGACACCATATTGGCCAGGCTCCCTGGTCGGCTGCCGAGCCCCAATTCAGTGTGGGGGATCGTGCCAGTGCTTTGCGTGCGTCTTTCCCCTCACGGCAGGCTGACGGCACCCACGATGATGATGGGGACCACGTCCAGCAAGGTTGGGTGATTGATCCCAACCCCGCCTTGCAACGCGAGACGCGTTACGAGGGTGAGGCCAGTTTTGGCCAGCGTGTGGGTTCGCTGATCTGGACCAGCTTGTGTGTCCTTGGCATTGTCGTGTTCGTATTGCAGCTGATGTACGTGTATCGCGTGCAGATTGTCAGCCAGATACCGATGCTGCGGCCCGTGTTTGAGCGTACTTGCCAGACCTTGTCGTGCAAGGTGCCCTACGAGCGCCGTCTGGACCAGATCCGTGTACAGGCTTCGGCTTTGCATAAAGCGCCGAATCAGCCAGGGCAATCTACGTTGGGTTTTACGCTGCGCAACGAGTTTGAGCGGCCCCAGGAGTGGCCGACACTGGTTCTGGACTTGAAAGATTTTTCCGGAGCCTTGATCGCCCGGCGCAATATCGCGCCCGATCAGTATCTGGCTCCCGAGCGACGCGAGCCCGCGTTTGCAGCGCGCAGTGAAATTATGGTGCGTCTGCCTTTGAATACCGGGCCGCTCCAGGTTAATGGCTACCAGATTAGCCCTTTTTTTCCATAA
- a CDS encoding carbohydrate kinase family protein: MTERVLVCGSIAFDTIAVFEGYFKDHILPDSIKTLSVSFFVPSLRKEWGGCAGNMAYTLNMLGGRPVPVGAVGSDGVDYVQRLQNLGIDTSMVRVMPDMFTPQCFITTDLAASQITSFHPGAMISSAQIDLSGQEAAWGIVAPDSKDGMFAHARRLNAQGTPFIFDLGQAMPLFTGEDLLEMLELCQVLTANEYEAEVIEQRTAKSMAEIAQGLQAAIVTRGEYGSTLYHNGQAYDIAPVPVDHVVDPTGCGDAHRAGLLYGLTKGWSWQEACCLGNLMGSIKIQVDGPQNHEFKRSDISAMLKQHYGIERSL; this comes from the coding sequence ATGACCGAGCGAGTGCTGGTATGTGGTTCGATCGCGTTTGATACGATCGCGGTTTTCGAGGGGTACTTCAAAGATCACATCTTGCCCGATAGCATCAAAACCCTGAGTGTGTCCTTTTTTGTGCCCAGTTTGCGTAAAGAGTGGGGTGGCTGTGCTGGCAACATGGCCTACACATTAAATATGTTGGGTGGCCGTCCTGTGCCCGTGGGGGCGGTAGGTAGTGATGGTGTGGATTATGTGCAGCGTCTGCAGAATCTGGGTATTGATACCAGCATGGTGCGCGTGATGCCTGATATGTTCACCCCTCAGTGCTTTATCACTACAGACTTGGCTGCCAGCCAGATTACCTCTTTCCACCCGGGTGCCATGATCAGTTCGGCCCAAATTGATCTGTCCGGTCAAGAAGCGGCGTGGGGCATTGTGGCTCCGGACTCCAAAGATGGTATGTTTGCGCATGCTCGTCGCCTGAACGCACAAGGCACGCCGTTCATTTTCGACTTGGGCCAAGCCATGCCTTTGTTTACGGGCGAAGATCTGCTGGAAATGTTGGAACTGTGTCAAGTTCTTACGGCGAACGAATATGAAGCCGAAGTCATTGAGCAACGTACCGCCAAGAGCATGGCCGAGATCGCACAGGGTTTGCAGGCCGCTATTGTGACGCGTGGGGAGTATGGAAGCACGCTTTACCACAACGGGCAGGCTTATGACATTGCCCCTGTGCCAGTGGACCATGTGGTTGATCCTACCGGCTGTGGCGATGCCCATCGCGCAGGTTTGTTATATGGACTTACAAAAGGTTGGAGCTGGCAGGAGGCTTGCTGCTTGGGCAACTTGATGGGCAGTATTAAAATCCAGGTCGATGGCCCGCAAAATCATGAATTTAAACGGTCAGATATCTCGGCCATGCTAAAACAGCACTATGGGATTGAGCGCAGTCTGTAA
- a CDS encoding glycine zipper 2TM domain-containing protein: MYVSFFDRPKVRLLVVASLAAPVFLLAGCANKSASSSVYSYGQAQREQIVRLGTVVSVRAVTIQEDQNSGVGTVGGAALGGVAASSIGGGRGSILASIGGAILGGLVGNAVENRMGKTQGLEITVQLDNGETRVVAQEADVPLSVGQRVRMLSGNGPTRVVPM; the protein is encoded by the coding sequence ATGTACGTCTCTTTTTTTGATCGACCCAAAGTGCGTCTGCTGGTAGTGGCAAGCTTGGCGGCCCCGGTGTTTTTGTTGGCCGGTTGTGCCAATAAATCAGCATCCAGCTCGGTGTACAGCTACGGTCAGGCTCAGCGAGAGCAAATCGTGCGTTTGGGTACCGTTGTTTCGGTACGCGCTGTCACTATTCAGGAAGATCAGAACTCCGGCGTGGGCACCGTCGGTGGCGCGGCCTTGGGTGGAGTGGCCGCCAGCAGCATTGGTGGTGGCCGTGGCAGCATCCTGGCAAGTATTGGTGGTGCTATTTTGGGTGGTCTGGTTGGTAATGCGGTTGAAAACCGCATGGGCAAGACCCAGGGGCTGGAGATCACGGTGCAACTGGATAATGGCGAAACCCGTGTGGTGGCTCAGGAAGCCGACGTTCCTCTGTCCGTAGGTCAGCGTGTCCGTATGCTTAGCGGTAACGGCCCAACTCGTGTGGTGCCGATGTAA
- a CDS encoding methylated-DNA--[protein]-cysteine S-methyltransferase translates to MTRLPSKQDRAHRYREAEQFLAALDPDWQALVTHVGPCIHQPRPERDPYEALIRSVVYQQLHTRAAERILQRLIDIYPHGHCPTPEQVLATPYETLRACGLSGAKANSILGLAQARLDGIIPDQATALQMPDEELIKQLTTLRGIGRWTVEMMMMYTLEHEDILPADDFGVREGYRHLKRLDKAPSARALRDIGQAWAPYRSVASWYLWRMPKHTPVAAPAPNKVHRSQRLQAKTPRPQGPGKPIRFAITQSSLGALMVAESERGICAIALGDDPNILLEQLQDRFKTAELIGADSLFNQRVAQVLAMVEEPTQGLDLPLDIQGTAFQQRVWEFLRQIPAGQTLSYTELAKRLNMPNGARAVARACASNILAIAIPCHRVLRQSGDLAGYRWGLERKKTLLERERAQ, encoded by the coding sequence ATGACTCGTCTTCCATCAAAACAGGACCGGGCCCACCGCTACCGCGAGGCCGAACAATTCCTGGCCGCACTGGACCCGGACTGGCAAGCCTTGGTCACCCATGTGGGCCCTTGCATCCATCAACCGCGCCCCGAGCGCGACCCCTACGAGGCCCTGATCCGCTCGGTGGTGTATCAGCAATTGCACACCCGTGCGGCTGAACGCATCCTGCAACGCCTGATTGATATTTATCCGCACGGCCACTGCCCAACACCTGAACAGGTGCTGGCCACTCCCTATGAAACCTTGCGTGCTTGTGGCTTGTCCGGCGCCAAGGCCAACAGTATTTTGGGGCTGGCTCAGGCGCGTTTGGATGGCATCATTCCCGATCAGGCCACCGCTTTGCAAATGCCTGATGAAGAGCTGATCAAGCAATTGACCACGCTACGCGGCATAGGCCGCTGGACGGTGGAAATGATGATGATGTACACACTGGAACACGAGGATATTTTGCCTGCAGACGACTTTGGGGTGCGGGAGGGCTATCGCCATTTAAAGCGCCTGGACAAAGCCCCCTCAGCCCGAGCTTTACGTGACATTGGCCAAGCCTGGGCCCCCTATCGCAGCGTCGCATCATGGTATTTGTGGCGTATGCCCAAACACACACCCGTAGCGGCTCCTGCCCCAAACAAGGTACATCGAAGTCAACGCCTGCAGGCCAAAACGCCTCGCCCACAAGGCCCAGGCAAGCCAATTCGTTTTGCAATTACCCAATCCAGCTTGGGAGCACTGATGGTCGCAGAAAGCGAGCGCGGGATTTGTGCCATTGCTTTAGGCGATGATCCCAACATCTTGCTGGAACAGTTGCAGGATCGCTTCAAGACTGCCGAACTGATTGGTGCAGATTCCCTATTCAATCAGCGGGTCGCTCAAGTACTGGCTATGGTAGAAGAACCGACCCAAGGCTTAGATCTGCCCCTGGACATTCAAGGCACCGCCTTTCAACAGCGTGTCTGGGAGTTTCTGCGTCAGATCCCGGCAGGCCAGACCTTAAGCTATACCGAGCTTGCCAAACGCTTGAATATGCCCAATGGAGCCCGTGCAGTCGCACGAGCCTGTGCCAGCAATATTCTGGCCATTGCCATCCCCTGCCATCGAGTCTTGCGACAAAGCGGTGATCTGGCAGGCTATCGCTGGGGACTGGAGCGCAAGAAAACCTTGCTGGAGCGTGAACGCGCACAATAG
- a CDS encoding YggT family protein — translation MFSEVALFLIHIVLSLLGTILLLRAWVYALRIHPFNPYSQAMFKVTDWLVMPLRRVIKSGNRWDWTSLVAAWLSALVYLVLSAMVLTGSMSMLSNFPMFLLAAVFTLLRWALSLIFWVVLLQALLSWIQPQSPSMPLLRSITAPLLDPIRRVLPDLGGLDLSPLVILLLTQVLNMVITRTAFSLVPI, via the coding sequence ATGTTCAGTGAAGTCGCCCTCTTCCTAATCCATATTGTTCTGTCGCTGCTGGGCACGATTTTGCTACTGCGTGCCTGGGTTTATGCGCTCAGAATCCATCCCTTCAACCCTTATTCGCAAGCCATGTTCAAAGTCACGGACTGGCTGGTCATGCCTTTGCGGCGCGTGATCAAAAGCGGCAACCGTTGGGACTGGACCTCCTTGGTCGCAGCCTGGCTAAGCGCACTGGTCTACCTGGTCCTCAGTGCGATGGTGCTGACCGGATCCATGTCTATGCTCTCGAACTTCCCCATGTTCTTGCTGGCAGCCGTCTTTACCTTGCTGCGCTGGGCCTTGAGCCTGATCTTCTGGGTTGTGCTGTTGCAAGCCCTGCTATCCTGGATTCAGCCACAATCACCCAGCATGCCTTTGCTGCGCTCGATTACTGCCCCCTTGCTGGACCCGATACGCCGTGTCCTGCCCGACTTGGGTGGCCTGGATCTGTCGCCGCTGGTCATCTTGCTGCTGACCCAAGTGCTTAATATGGTTATCACGCGCACGGCTTTCAGCCTGGTGCCAATCTAA
- a CDS encoding indolepyruvate ferredoxin oxidoreductase family protein, whose translation MTQSVDTQYKLSDNLTAQSGRIFLTGTQALVRMLLTQARLDKEHGLNTAGFVSGYRGSPLGGVDMIMWKAQKHLDQAKVRFQPAINEDLAASMIMGTQQAGERDDRTVDGVFSMWYGKGPGVDRAGDALHHGHAAGASQHGGVLMIVGDDHVASSSSIPHASEQSLIAWGIPVVNPSSVEEYERFGIWAWALSRYSGSWVAFKAITETVESGRSFEITPLDDLAPALADKQGGKHPYDPSKFLTPSMEGTLDARLDSVREFAHKYSLDRILEAAPDARIGIVSTGKATLDTLDALQQLSSLKDLPAIRHLKIGLSWPVNPQSLNDFIEGLDHVLVIEEKGPIIEDQLKNLLFNRAQRPTVSGKRDIENEVLIPADGQLSPARVAVGLRRWLSHHANVQLPACTVQNLAPIDTNGLTRRPYFCSGCPHNTSTKVPEGSQAMAGVGCHYMATWMDRKTRGLTQMGGEGTDWVGLSPFIQTGHMFQNMGEGTYFHSGYLAIRQAIAANANITYKILFNDAVAMTGGQPVDGPISVPRICQQTIGEGARRVVITTDEPERYRGVSLPAGVDVHHRRELDRLQRELREIPGVTILIHDQTCAAEKRRRRKKNEYPDPARRLFINKAVCEGCGDCGVQSNCLSLVPAETPEGRKRQIDQSSCNKDYSCVDGFCPSFVSVMGGALRRGDQNGQADMKAQLLAKLDTLPQAAIQARDCNVIVAGVGGTGVITIGAVLSMAVHLEGRSSSVLDMTGLAQKGGTVISHIRLSANKENTGAVRVDPGQADLAILCDVVAAAHPNALSCLRPGHTHAIINEYLAPTAEFTRNPDAPLDAQHLLSQLKATAGENQVRSFNAHQAATLLFGDSLLSNMLLMGMAWQQGSLPVSSAAIEQAIRLNGVAIQANLDAFHLGRVLAHDEKALVSLLAPAAQVVTLQRRETLEQIMQRCTSSLEQYQNAAYAQRFSSTIHALREAEQKLRPGQRPVLTEKAARSLYKLMAYKDEYEVARLFSSPAFRQDLEQQFEGDFSLRFHFAPPLLARRDPATGRPRKITLGPRTATLLRWMAKGKGLRNTPLDPFGYTHERRMERRFWREYQSLLNSLSKNLDQTNYATALELAELPQQLRGFGPVKMESAKQYEARFAELTQQLKNTGLTIQAVPA comes from the coding sequence ATGACGCAGTCCGTCGACACTCAATACAAGCTAAGCGACAACCTGACCGCCCAATCAGGACGCATCTTTTTAACTGGCACACAGGCCCTGGTGCGCATGTTGCTGACCCAGGCTCGCCTGGATAAAGAGCACGGTTTGAACACCGCCGGTTTTGTTTCCGGCTACCGTGGTTCGCCACTGGGTGGCGTGGACATGATCATGTGGAAGGCCCAGAAGCATCTGGACCAGGCCAAGGTCCGTTTCCAACCTGCTATTAATGAGGACCTGGCTGCTTCCATGATTATGGGCACCCAGCAAGCGGGCGAGCGTGACGACCGCACTGTCGATGGCGTGTTCTCCATGTGGTATGGCAAGGGCCCCGGTGTAGACCGCGCGGGCGATGCCTTGCACCACGGCCATGCAGCCGGTGCGTCCCAGCACGGCGGCGTCCTGATGATTGTGGGTGATGACCACGTGGCCTCGTCCTCGTCCATCCCTCACGCCAGCGAACAATCCCTGATCGCCTGGGGCATCCCGGTGGTCAACCCCAGCTCTGTTGAAGAATACGAGCGCTTTGGCATTTGGGCTTGGGCCTTGTCGCGTTACTCCGGTTCCTGGGTAGCCTTCAAAGCCATTACCGAAACCGTGGAAAGCGGCCGCTCTTTCGAGATCACCCCTTTGGATGATCTGGCCCCAGCCTTGGCCGACAAGCAAGGCGGCAAACACCCCTATGACCCCAGCAAATTCCTGACGCCATCCATGGAAGGCACTCTGGATGCCCGCCTGGATAGCGTGCGCGAGTTTGCCCACAAGTACAGCCTGGACCGCATCCTTGAAGCGGCACCTGATGCGCGTATCGGTATTGTGTCCACCGGCAAAGCCACACTGGACACGCTGGACGCACTGCAACAGCTCAGCAGTCTGAAGGATCTGCCCGCCATTCGTCATCTGAAAATCGGTTTGAGCTGGCCAGTTAACCCGCAATCGCTGAACGATTTTATTGAAGGTCTGGACCACGTTCTGGTCATTGAAGAAAAAGGCCCGATCATTGAAGACCAGTTAAAGAACCTGCTCTTTAACCGTGCCCAGCGCCCCACTGTGTCGGGCAAGCGCGATATTGAAAATGAAGTACTGATTCCTGCTGATGGTCAGCTCAGCCCTGCCCGTGTGGCCGTGGGTCTGCGTCGCTGGCTGAGCCATCACGCCAATGTGCAATTGCCTGCCTGTACGGTGCAAAACCTGGCACCGATTGACACCAATGGTCTGACCCGCCGCCCCTACTTCTGTTCAGGCTGCCCGCACAATACCTCCACCAAAGTGCCCGAAGGCAGCCAGGCCATGGCCGGTGTGGGTTGTCATTACATGGCGACCTGGATGGACCGCAAAACCCGTGGTCTGACTCAAATGGGTGGTGAAGGCACGGACTGGGTGGGCCTGTCCCCCTTTATCCAAACGGGCCACATGTTCCAGAACATGGGTGAAGGCACCTACTTCCACTCTGGCTATCTGGCGATTCGGCAGGCCATTGCCGCCAATGCCAACATTACCTACAAGATTCTGTTCAACGATGCCGTCGCCATGACGGGCGGTCAGCCCGTTGACGGCCCGATCTCTGTGCCCCGCATTTGCCAGCAAACCATTGGGGAAGGTGCGCGTCGTGTGGTCATCACCACCGATGAGCCCGAGCGCTATCGCGGTGTCAGCCTGCCTGCCGGTGTGGACGTTCATCATCGTCGCGAGCTGGACCGCTTACAGCGCGAACTGCGCGAAATCCCAGGCGTCACCATTTTGATTCACGACCAGACCTGTGCGGCTGAAAAGCGCCGTCGTCGTAAAAAGAACGAGTACCCCGACCCTGCCCGTCGCCTCTTTATTAATAAGGCGGTCTGCGAAGGCTGTGGGGATTGCGGTGTGCAATCGAACTGCCTGTCTCTTGTGCCTGCTGAAACGCCCGAGGGTCGCAAGCGTCAGATCGACCAGTCCAGCTGTAACAAGGACTACTCCTGCGTGGACGGTTTCTGCCCCAGCTTTGTGTCGGTGATGGGCGGAGCCCTGCGCCGTGGTGATCAAAACGGTCAGGCCGACATGAAGGCCCAGTTGCTGGCCAAACTGGACACGCTGCCGCAAGCTGCCATTCAAGCTCGCGACTGCAATGTGATTGTGGCCGGCGTGGGGGGGACGGGTGTGATTACCATTGGTGCGGTGCTCTCCATGGCCGTGCACCTGGAAGGTCGCTCCAGCTCCGTGCTGGACATGACAGGTCTGGCGCAAAAAGGCGGCACAGTCATCAGCCACATTCGTCTGTCAGCCAACAAAGAGAACACAGGTGCCGTGCGTGTAGATCCCGGCCAGGCCGACCTGGCCATTTTGTGCGACGTGGTGGCAGCCGCCCACCCCAATGCCCTGTCTTGCCTGCGTCCTGGACATACTCACGCCATCATCAACGAATACCTGGCCCCTACCGCCGAATTCACCCGCAACCCCGATGCCCCGCTGGATGCACAGCACTTGCTGAGTCAATTGAAGGCCACCGCTGGCGAGAACCAGGTACGTTCTTTCAATGCTCACCAGGCCGCCACCCTGCTGTTTGGCGATAGCCTGCTGTCCAACATGCTCCTGATGGGCATGGCGTGGCAGCAAGGCTCCCTGCCCGTCAGCAGCGCGGCGATTGAACAGGCCATCCGCCTCAATGGTGTGGCTATTCAAGCCAACCTGGATGCCTTCCATTTGGGGCGCGTACTGGCTCACGACGAAAAAGCATTGGTCAGCCTTTTGGCTCCAGCCGCTCAAGTCGTAACCTTGCAGCGTCGTGAAACGTTGGAACAAATCATGCAGCGCTGCACCAGTAGCCTGGAGCAATACCAGAACGCCGCCTATGCCCAGCGCTTTTCCAGCACCATCCATGCGCTGCGTGAAGCCGAACAAAAACTGCGTCCTGGCCAGCGTCCCGTCTTGACTGAAAAAGCCGCGCGCAGCTTGTACAAGCTAATGGCCTACAAGGATGAGTACGAAGTGGCTCGCCTATTTAGCTCGCCCGCGTTCCGCCAGGATCTGGAACAGCAATTTGAAGGCGACTTCTCCTTGCGCTTTCATTTCGCACCGCCTTTACTGGCACGCCGTGATCCGGCCACAGGTCGCCCACGCAAGATCACCTTGGGCCCCCGCACGGCCACCTTGCTGCGCTGGATGGCCAAAGGCAAAGGTCTGCGCAACACACCGCTAGATCCCTTTGGCTACACCCATGAGCGCCGTATGGAGCGTCGCTTCTGGCGCGAATACCAGAGCCTGCTCAACAGCTTGAGCAAGAATCTGGATCAGACCAACTACGCCACGGCATTGGAACTGGCCGAACTGCCCCAACAATTGCGCGGCTTCGGTCCCGTGAAAATGGAGTCAGCCAAGCAATACGAAGCCCGGTTCGCGGAGTTAACGCAGCAATTGAAAAACACAGGTCTGACAATTCAGGCGGTTCCCGCCTAA
- a CDS encoding Lrp/AsnC family transcriptional regulator: MDKTDLKILDALQLDGRASAQQVSEQVGLSTAPVWRRIKNLEKNKVIQGYYARVDRRQVGLQSCMFTQISLDRHSGEIVDNFIRAVRDAPEILECHAVTGDADFLLKIMVPSAESYDDFLHRFLFNMPGVRQTRTIVAMREIKNVTRLPLPL, translated from the coding sequence ATGGATAAAACTGACTTAAAAATCCTGGATGCCTTGCAGCTGGATGGTCGAGCCTCGGCTCAGCAGGTCTCCGAGCAGGTGGGTTTGTCCACTGCGCCCGTATGGCGGCGCATCAAGAACCTGGAAAAAAACAAGGTCATCCAGGGCTATTATGCGCGCGTGGATCGGCGTCAGGTGGGCCTGCAAAGCTGCATGTTTACCCAGATCAGTCTGGACCGTCATTCGGGTGAAATTGTCGATAACTTCATCCGTGCCGTACGCGATGCGCCCGAGATTCTGGAATGCCACGCCGTGACCGGTGATGCGGATTTTTTGCTGAAGATCATGGTGCCCAGCGCCGAGTCCTACGACGATTTCCTGCACCGCTTCTTGTTCAATATGCCGGGTGTGCGCCAAACCCGCACGATTGTGGCCATGCGCGAGATCAAGAATGTGACCCGCCTGCCTTTGCCACTTTGA
- a CDS encoding YaeQ family protein translates to MALRATIYKAELNVADNDRAYYGSHTLTLARHPSETEERLMVRLLAYGLYAQADDALSFSRGLSDSDEPALWEHDLGGNLLHWLEVGLPDDRRLIKASGRAEKVTVLAYGRNVSVWWSGIKDKISRARNIQVYALDAAGTDALAALAERGMTINLNVQDGTVWASSDKGEATVEVSHLNAPV, encoded by the coding sequence ATGGCTCTGCGCGCAACGATTTATAAAGCTGAACTTAATGTGGCCGATAACGATCGGGCCTACTACGGCAGTCATACCCTGACACTGGCCCGTCATCCTTCCGAGACCGAAGAGCGGCTGATGGTGCGTTTGCTGGCTTACGGTTTGTATGCGCAAGCGGATGACGCTTTGAGCTTCTCACGCGGGCTAAGCGACTCGGATGAACCCGCCCTGTGGGAGCATGATCTGGGCGGCAATCTGTTGCATTGGCTGGAAGTGGGCCTGCCGGACGATAGACGTCTGATCAAAGCCAGTGGCCGTGCTGAAAAAGTGACGGTATTGGCCTATGGCCGCAATGTGTCCGTCTGGTGGAGTGGTATCAAGGACAAGATCAGCCGCGCTCGCAATATACAGGTTTATGCGCTGGATGCCGCCGGGACCGATGCTTTAGCCGCTCTGGCCGAGCGTGGCATGACCATCAATCTGAATGTTCAGGACGGCACGGTCTGGGCCAGCAGTGACAAAGGTGAAGCCACGGTTGAAGTCAGCCACCTGAATGCGCCTGTTTGA
- the gltX gene encoding glutamate--tRNA ligase has translation MSTSTSNVIRTRFAPSPTGYLHLGGARTALFSWAFARHHQGSFVLRIEDTDLERSTPEAVQGILDGMQWLGLDADEGPFYQMQRMDRYREVIAQLLKDGHAYYCYSSPEEVEAMREKARVQGLKPRYDGTWRPEAGKQLPAIPADRKPVVRFKSPQSGATSWDDMVKGRISFDNSELDDLVIARPDGTPTYNFCVVVDDWDMAITHVIRGDDHVNNTPRQIVILQALGATLPEYGHVPMILGPDGEKLSKRHGAVSIMDYDKDGYLPEAMVNYLARLGWSHGDDELFTREQLVEWFDTRSLSKSASQWDPKKLNWVNAHYIKASDNADLAERVAPRIEALGGKTDGQDLPGIMGLLKDRAETLNQLAEGALLFCRPFEPASDELLAEVLTPEARVLLRDFASKAISLPQWNTENLAALIKQVLADHEVKMPKLAIPLRVAVTGQKQTPAVDAVLALVGRDKVLGRLAGL, from the coding sequence ATGAGCACGTCTACTTCCAACGTCATCCGTACCCGTTTTGCCCCCTCGCCCACTGGTTATCTGCACCTGGGCGGCGCGCGCACCGCACTGTTTTCCTGGGCTTTTGCCCGTCATCATCAAGGCTCTTTTGTGCTGCGCATTGAGGATACGGATCTGGAGCGCTCTACCCCCGAGGCGGTGCAAGGCATTCTGGATGGTATGCAATGGTTGGGCCTGGATGCGGACGAAGGTCCGTTCTACCAGATGCAGCGCATGGATCGTTACCGCGAGGTCATCGCCCAGTTGCTGAAAGACGGCCATGCTTATTACTGCTACAGCAGCCCCGAGGAAGTGGAAGCCATGCGCGAGAAAGCGCGTGTTCAGGGTTTGAAGCCTCGTTATGACGGCACCTGGCGTCCTGAGGCCGGCAAGCAATTGCCTGCCATCCCGGCGGACCGCAAGCCTGTGGTTCGTTTCAAGAGCCCGCAGTCCGGCGCAACCAGTTGGGACGATATGGTCAAGGGTCGCATCAGCTTTGATAACAGCGAGCTGGACGATCTGGTCATTGCCCGTCCTGACGGTACCCCTACGTACAACTTCTGCGTGGTGGTGGACGATTGGGACATGGCAATCACTCATGTGATTCGTGGTGATGACCACGTGAACAACACGCCACGTCAAATTGTGATTTTGCAGGCCTTGGGCGCGACTTTGCCCGAGTACGGTCATGTGCCCATGATTCTGGGCCCCGATGGCGAGAAACTGTCCAAGCGCCATGGTGCGGTCAGCATCATGGATTACGACAAGGATGGTTATTTGCCTGAAGCCATGGTCAACTATCTGGCTCGTTTGGGCTGGAGCCACGGCGATGACGAACTGTTCACCCGCGAGCAGTTGGTGGAATGGTTTGATACGCGCAGCCTGAGCAAGTCGGCTTCGCAGTGGGATCCCAAGAAGTTGAACTGGGTAAATGCCCACTACATCAAGGCCAGCGACAATGCGGATCTGGCCGAGCGCGTGGCTCCCCGTATTGAAGCCTTGGGAGGCAAGACCGACGGGCAGGATTTGCCTGGCATCATGGGTTTATTAAAAGACCGCGCCGAGACCTTGAATCAACTAGCTGAAGGTGCCCTGTTATTCTGCCGTCCTTTCGAGCCTGCCAGTGATGAGCTGCTGGCCGAGGTGTTGACGCCGGAAGCGCGTGTCTTGCTGCGTGATTTTGCCAGCAAGGCAATCAGCTTGCCACAGTGGAATACGGAGAATCTGGCTGCTTTGATCAAGCAGGTTCTGGCCGATCACGAGGTAAAAATGCCCAAGCTGGCAATTCCTTTGCGTGTCGCTGTGACAGGACAGAAACAAACGCCTGCGGTAGATGCGGTGCTGGCTCTGGTTGGACGCGATAAGGTTTTGGGGCGTTTGGCTGGGCTGTAA